In one window of Dokdonia sp. PRO95 DNA:
- a CDS encoding glycosyltransferase family 4 protein, which yields MNVLVISTVWVEPTSSAAGSRMLQLLDIMLAKGWKITYASTAGVSENAFDLETLGIATQEIRVNDESFNAFAKAYQPNIVLFDRFMAEEQFGWRIAEQCPEAIKILDTEDLHCLRKARQQAVKEDRDFREQDLVSDVAKREIASIYRCDLTLMISQVEIALLQDFFKVPSSLLHYVPFLLPKAPANFKPFDERQHFIAIGNFIHLPNWDATLALKKNIWPLIRKAIPAAELHIYGAYPSEKVMQLHNRKDGFIVKGRAEDAHEVILNARVLLAPLRFGAGLKGKFIDAMQCGTPSVTTTIGAEGMQQGLPWSGAITDDDATFAREAITLYSDELVWSKAQEQGKEIVNKNFQKEDFEEDFITRINTLKANLETSRLNNFTGQMLLHHSMRSTKFMSKWIEEKNKKEPI from the coding sequence ATGAACGTATTAGTGATCTCTACAGTATGGGTTGAGCCTACCTCTTCGGCAGCGGGAAGTAGGATGTTGCAGCTATTAGATATAATGCTAGCAAAGGGTTGGAAGATTACTTATGCTAGCACGGCGGGAGTTTCAGAAAATGCTTTTGATTTAGAAACACTCGGCATTGCTACCCAAGAGATACGTGTAAATGATGAATCTTTTAACGCTTTCGCGAAAGCGTACCAACCCAATATCGTCCTTTTTGACCGATTTATGGCCGAAGAGCAATTTGGATGGCGCATCGCAGAACAATGTCCAGAAGCCATTAAAATACTAGACACCGAAGATTTACATTGCCTGAGAAAAGCACGCCAGCAAGCAGTAAAAGAGGATAGAGATTTCAGGGAACAAGATCTTGTGTCTGATGTTGCCAAAAGAGAAATAGCGTCCATATATAGATGTGATCTCACGTTAATGATTTCTCAAGTAGAGATTGCATTATTGCAAGACTTTTTTAAAGTACCTAGCTCACTCTTACATTACGTACCTTTTTTGTTACCAAAAGCCCCAGCCAATTTTAAGCCTTTTGATGAGCGGCAACATTTTATAGCGATAGGTAATTTTATACATCTCCCTAACTGGGATGCTACGCTAGCGCTCAAAAAGAATATCTGGCCATTAATTAGGAAAGCAATTCCTGCTGCAGAGTTACATATCTATGGAGCTTATCCGTCAGAAAAAGTGATGCAACTTCATAATAGGAAGGATGGATTTATTGTAAAAGGAAGAGCAGAAGATGCGCATGAAGTGATATTAAATGCACGTGTATTACTTGCTCCGCTACGTTTTGGGGCAGGTTTAAAAGGAAAGTTTATCGATGCGATGCAGTGTGGAACCCCATCTGTGACCACAACAATAGGTGCAGAAGGAATGCAACAAGGCTTGCCGTGGAGTGGTGCGATAACTGATGATGATGCGACTTTTGCAAGAGAGGCGATTACCTTATATAGTGATGAGCTAGTTTGGAGCAAAGCTCAGGAGCAAGGAAAAGAAATTGTCAATAAAAATTTTCAAAAAGAAGACTTCGAAGAAGATTTCATAACAAGAATCAATACTCTTAAGGCTAATCTAGAAACCAGCCGACTCAATAATTTCACAGGGCAGATGTTATTACATCACTCGATGCGTAGTACCAAGTTTATGTCTAAGTGGATTGAGGAGAAAAATAAAAAGGAGCCCATATAA
- a CDS encoding transcriptional regulator — protein sequence MEFSQAKNKFIQTWGALGSQWGINKTMAQIHALLMVSPEALSMEDIMGELHISRGNASMNLRSLIDWGIIFKEYKAGERREYFVAESNIDELARKIAKERSKREIKPTLRVLEEVSNLQDTDSKEAAHFKAKTAELHEFVSRADSMLEKITDYKENWITKTILKLMK from the coding sequence ATGGAATTTAGTCAAGCAAAAAATAAGTTTATACAAACGTGGGGAGCCTTAGGATCTCAATGGGGAATTAATAAAACTATGGCACAAATTCATGCATTATTAATGGTCTCACCAGAAGCACTTAGCATGGAAGACATCATGGGTGAGCTTCATATCTCCCGCGGTAACGCGAGTATGAATTTACGCTCACTTATAGACTGGGGTATTATTTTTAAAGAATATAAAGCCGGTGAACGAAGGGAATACTTTGTAGCCGAAAGTAATATAGACGAGCTGGCAAGGAAGATTGCAAAGGAACGCAGCAAGCGAGAAATCAAACCAACGCTGAGAGTTTTAGAGGAAGTAAGCAATCTACAAGATACTGATTCTAAGGAAGCGGCTCACTTTAAAGCAAAAACAGCCGAGCTCCATGAGTTTGTCTCTAGAGCCGACAGCATGCTTGAAAAAATCACCGATTATAAAGAGAACTGGATTACTAAGACCATCTTAAAACTGATGAAGTAA
- a CDS encoding TIGR01777 family oxidoreductase: MKKLIISGGSGFLGSLLTHYFGNSFEEIVLLSRKQKPQHNNVRTVLWDAKNFSGWEREFEDADVVINMAGRSVDCRYNKKNKDLIMNSRVDTTTIIGKAIAQCKNPPSTWLNSSTATIYRHSLDKEMTERTGEIGAGFSVSVAKAWEDALFSSTTPQTRKIALRTSIVLGKNGGALQPIKKITQLGLGGKQGDGKQKFSWIHEEDFLRSLDFLINHSHIKGPINIVAPKPTTNAHLMSLMRDNLRIPFGIPSPKPLLEVGAFVIRTETELLLKSRNVIPERLLEEGFTFKYDQLDKALKDLLI, from the coding sequence ATGAAAAAATTAATTATATCAGGTGGGAGCGGCTTTTTAGGGTCGCTCTTAACTCATTATTTTGGGAATAGCTTTGAGGAGATTGTTTTGCTTTCGCGAAAGCAAAAACCACAGCATAACAACGTGCGAACAGTATTATGGGACGCAAAAAATTTCTCTGGCTGGGAGCGAGAATTTGAAGACGCAGATGTAGTTATTAATATGGCTGGACGCTCTGTAGACTGTCGTTATAACAAGAAAAACAAAGACCTCATCATGAACTCGCGTGTAGATACTACCACGATTATAGGTAAGGCAATTGCACAATGCAAAAATCCTCCTTCCACTTGGCTCAATTCATCTACAGCAACCATATATCGTCACTCGCTCGATAAGGAAATGACCGAACGTACTGGAGAAATAGGCGCTGGGTTTTCTGTGAGTGTGGCAAAAGCATGGGAAGATGCATTATTCTCAAGCACGACTCCACAAACGCGTAAGATTGCGTTGCGCACATCTATTGTGCTTGGCAAAAATGGCGGAGCATTGCAACCCATTAAAAAAATCACCCAACTAGGACTAGGGGGAAAACAAGGTGACGGGAAGCAGAAATTCAGTTGGATTCATGAAGAAGACTTTTTACGAAGTCTTGACTTTCTAATCAATCATTCCCATATAAAAGGACCAATTAATATAGTGGCACCAAAGCCCACCACAAATGCACATCTTATGTCATTGATGCGTGATAATCTTAGAATACCTTTTGGCATCCCTTCTCCTAAACCACTGCTGGAAGTGGGCGCCTTTGTTATAAGAACAGAAACCGAATTATTACTTAAAAGCCGAAATGTAATCCCAGAACGATTACTAGAAGAGGGTTTTACATTTAAGTACGACCAACTAGACAAGGCTTTAAAAGATTTATTAATATGA
- a CDS encoding SRPBCC family protein produces the protein MTTIRLTTKINASIKNVFDRSRDIDFHKKSASQTQEKVIGGITSGLINKGETVTWQGKHLGLWLTHQSLITELKSPSYFVDEMITGNFKNFKHEHYFKEVGNTTVMTDVLTYKVPFGFLGEIFDYLFIKRHLTRFLKVRNHSIKNSFI, from the coding sequence ATGACCACTATACGCCTCACAACTAAAATAAATGCCTCTATAAAGAATGTCTTTGATAGATCACGTGATATTGATTTTCACAAAAAATCTGCGTCACAAACACAAGAAAAGGTAATAGGTGGCATAACATCTGGACTTATAAATAAAGGGGAAACTGTTACTTGGCAAGGCAAACACTTAGGATTATGGCTTACTCATCAGAGTCTGATAACTGAGCTTAAGTCACCCAGTTATTTTGTGGACGAAATGATTACAGGCAATTTCAAGAACTTTAAACATGAACATTACTTTAAAGAAGTGGGCAACACCACAGTAATGACAGATGTACTTACATATAAAGTTCCCTTTGGTTTCTTAGGAGAAATTTTTGACTACTTATTCATAAAAAGACACCTTACTCGCTTTTTGAAAGTACGTAATCATTCTATAAAAAATAGTTTTATCTAA
- a CDS encoding sigma-70 family RNA polymerase sigma factor — protein MSTNQIDPTKWVDQYSDYLFNYTIARVNDRDMARDLISETFLAGLKSMKNFKGEATERTWLISILKRKIIDHYRKTNSKKGKAEVHINYKDDESEGDWLEERVADPFDKTAEDSIENEELGEAIFNCLGKLPEKQARIFKMKTIDDFDTEAICNEFDITPSNFWVIIHRARTAMASCMEKNWL, from the coding sequence ATGTCCACTAACCAAATAGACCCCACAAAATGGGTAGACCAGTACTCGGACTACCTATTTAATTATACCATCGCCCGCGTGAATGATCGCGACATGGCAAGAGACTTAATTTCTGAGACTTTTCTCGCAGGCCTTAAGTCAATGAAAAACTTTAAAGGGGAAGCTACAGAACGCACGTGGCTCATTTCCATTTTAAAGCGTAAAATCATTGATCACTACCGCAAGACAAACTCCAAGAAAGGAAAGGCAGAAGTACATATTAACTATAAAGATGACGAAAGCGAGGGCGACTGGCTAGAAGAGCGCGTTGCAGATCCCTTTGACAAAACTGCAGAGGATAGCATAGAAAATGAGGAACTAGGCGAGGCTATTTTTAACTGCTTAGGTAAATTACCAGAAAAGCAAGCTCGCATTTTTAAGATGAAAACAATAGACGACTTTGATACTGAAGCAATTTGTAATGAATTTGATATTACTCCGTCTAACTTTTGGGTAATTATCCACAGAGCCCGTACAGCCATGGCAAGTTGTATGGAGAAAAATTGGCTATAA
- a CDS encoding 3-oxoacyl-ACP synthase III family protein, giving the protein MAIKITGLGSYIPEVITKNDNFQKHQFLNMDGSAITSENGIIIEKFKAITGISERRYAPAGMQSSDMGTQAALNAIKDSGVDPETLDYIICAHNYGDVQKGSNFSDIVPSLASRIKHNLRIQNPKCVAYDILFGCPGWIEGVIQAQAYIKAGMAKKCLVIGTEMLSRVVDDHDRDSMIYSDGAGASIIEQDDSDTGILSFETATFTYDEAYFLFNGSSYNTEAEQQTKYIKMYGRKIYNFALTQVPQAMKTCLENSGCTIADIKKIFIHQANEKMDEAIVSRFYKLHDLEMPEHIMPMSINTLGNSSVATVPTVFDLVRQGALENHEINKGDVVIFASVGAGMNINAMVYRY; this is encoded by the coding sequence ATGGCAATTAAAATAACAGGTCTAGGCAGCTACATCCCAGAAGTCATTACAAAAAATGACAATTTTCAAAAACATCAATTTTTGAACATGGACGGCTCTGCCATTACATCTGAAAATGGTATTATCATAGAGAAATTTAAAGCGATTACTGGCATTTCAGAACGACGTTATGCACCTGCTGGCATGCAATCCTCAGATATGGGAACGCAAGCAGCACTAAACGCTATTAAAGACTCAGGAGTAGATCCTGAAACATTAGACTACATTATATGCGCTCACAATTATGGTGATGTGCAAAAAGGATCAAACTTTAGCGATATTGTACCTAGTCTTGCATCACGTATTAAACACAACTTACGTATTCAAAACCCTAAGTGCGTTGCATATGATATTCTCTTTGGATGTCCAGGCTGGATAGAGGGTGTAATTCAAGCACAAGCTTATATCAAGGCAGGAATGGCCAAGAAATGTCTTGTAATTGGTACTGAGATGCTTTCTCGCGTGGTAGATGATCACGACAGAGACAGTATGATTTATAGTGATGGTGCTGGAGCATCTATCATTGAGCAAGATGATAGTGACACTGGCATATTATCTTTTGAGACAGCTACATTCACTTATGATGAGGCATATTTTCTTTTTAACGGATCTTCTTATAACACTGAAGCAGAACAGCAAACTAAGTACATAAAAATGTATGGTCGCAAGATTTATAACTTTGCGCTTACACAAGTACCTCAAGCCATGAAAACATGCCTTGAAAATAGTGGCTGTACAATAGCAGACATTAAGAAAATATTTATTCATCAAGCAAACGAAAAGATGGATGAGGCAATCGTAAGTCGTTTTTATAAACTTCACGACTTAGAAATGCCTGAGCATATCATGCCTATGAGCATAAATACATTAGGTAATAGCTCTGTTGCGACGGTTCCTACAGTATTTGACTTAGTACGTCAAGGAGCTCTAGAAAATCACGAAATCAACAAAGGTGATGTCGTTATTTTTGCAAGTGTAGGTGCTGGAATGAACATCAACGCCATGGTATATCGCTACTAA
- a CDS encoding methyltransferase — protein sequence MYENTFPNKRYKHTIDFLKEVIPNTNEHILDLGVRNPFVEFMEREGYTVQNTSGEDLDINTSAVQESDASVITAFEIFEHLLAPFNVLRDIKADKIVASIPLKLWFSPAYRSKTDMWDRHYHEFEDWQFDWLFEKAGWEIKKREKFTNPVKKIGIRPLLRMITPRYYLIYAERKS from the coding sequence GTGTACGAAAACACTTTTCCAAACAAACGGTACAAGCACACCATCGATTTTCTCAAGGAAGTAATTCCTAATACAAATGAGCATATTCTTGATCTTGGTGTACGTAACCCATTTGTTGAATTTATGGAACGTGAAGGATACACTGTACAAAATACGTCGGGAGAAGATCTGGATATAAACACGAGTGCCGTACAAGAGTCAGACGCTTCGGTGATAACTGCTTTTGAGATTTTTGAACACCTACTCGCCCCCTTCAATGTCTTGCGTGATATAAAAGCAGATAAAATTGTAGCCAGTATACCCTTAAAATTATGGTTCTCCCCTGCCTATCGTTCTAAAACAGATATGTGGGACAGACATTATCATGAATTTGAAGATTGGCAATTTGACTGGCTTTTTGAAAAAGCGGGCTGGGAAATTAAGAAACGTGAGAAGTTTACAAATCCCGTTAAAAAAATAGGCATAAGGCCACTACTTAGAATGATTACTCCCCGCTATTACTTGATTTACGCCGAACGCAAATCATAA
- a CDS encoding glycosyltransferase family A protein, protein MNFYIVIPCHNEAEFIKQTLDSLVAQTLLPKKVVVVNDQSTDNSEKIISAFAKAHSFIELLNTTSSDIHLPGSKVIQAVQKGINTLDEDYDIFCKFDADLIFPVNYLETIAHEFEKNSRIGMVGGFCYVEKNGDWVLENLTNKDHIRGALKAYRKECFKEIGGLKPAMGWDTIDELLAKYYNWQVITNDTLHVKHLKPTGNTYNKAAQFKQGEAFYGMRYGFWLTLIASIKLANRKGNLLLTNDYLLGYFRAKRSKKDHLVSAQEGTFIRKLRWKGIRSKLGV, encoded by the coding sequence ATGAATTTCTACATCGTCATACCTTGTCACAATGAGGCCGAGTTTATAAAACAAACACTAGACTCCCTAGTTGCACAAACTTTGCTTCCTAAAAAGGTAGTTGTGGTCAATGACCAAAGTACAGATAACAGTGAGAAGATAATTTCCGCTTTCGCGAAAGCGCACTCTTTCATAGAACTTCTCAATACAACCAGCAGCGATATACATCTACCTGGCAGTAAAGTAATACAAGCCGTTCAAAAAGGTATAAACACGCTTGATGAAGACTATGACATCTTTTGCAAATTTGATGCAGATCTTATTTTCCCGGTGAATTACCTAGAGACTATTGCTCATGAATTTGAAAAAAATTCTCGCATCGGAATGGTTGGCGGATTTTGTTATGTTGAAAAAAATGGAGATTGGGTTCTTGAAAACCTAACTAACAAAGACCATATACGTGGTGCACTTAAAGCGTATAGAAAAGAATGTTTTAAAGAAATAGGCGGTCTGAAACCAGCAATGGGATGGGACACCATCGATGAGCTTCTTGCAAAATATTATAACTGGCAGGTTATCACAAACGACACCCTGCATGTAAAACACCTGAAACCAACAGGCAATACCTACAACAAAGCAGCACAATTCAAACAAGGAGAAGCATTCTATGGAATGAGATACGGCTTTTGGCTCACTTTGATAGCCTCAATCAAGCTAGCAAATCGTAAAGGAAACCTGCTTTTAACTAATGATTATTTGCTTGGATATTTTCGCGCAAAGCGATCTAAAAAAGATCATCTTGTAAGTGCACAAGAAGGCACATTTATAAGAAAATTACGATGGAAAGGAATAAGATCTAAGCTTGGTGTCTAA
- a CDS encoding alkaline phosphatase: MNIQSISKYLSLCVIGMTISCASVSSTAQNKKPKNIILMIADGTGLSQISASQYYNTQPSNYDRFKTIGLIKTSSASDLITDSASGATAFSTGLKTYNGAIGVNTDTIAAPTILEDLEKRGFATGVIATSTITHATPASFYAHQKFRKMELEIAEDIVNSGVDFFAGGGRKYFENREDGNNLVATLESKGYEMYLDRLDPALSMKKDKNYGFLLADSGMPKFLDGRGSFLYDATQLGIKKLSQNKKGFFLMVEGSQVDWGGHNNDSEYLISELIDFDTVIGQVLDYAEKDGNTLVIVTADHETGGFTLASKAGDYNTIEPSFSTGGHSATMVPVFAYGPGASEFMGIYENTAIHTKMKKLLKQQ, from the coding sequence ATGAATATACAGTCTATATCAAAATATCTATCGCTATGTGTAATAGGTATGACCATATCTTGTGCATCTGTAAGCAGTACCGCACAAAATAAAAAACCTAAGAACATTATACTTATGATAGCAGATGGTACTGGTTTGAGCCAGATTTCTGCTAGTCAATATTACAATACGCAGCCGTCTAATTATGATCGTTTTAAAACAATAGGACTCATTAAAACTTCTTCGGCGAGTGATTTGATTACAGACTCGGCTAGTGGTGCTACGGCTTTTTCTACAGGTTTAAAAACTTATAATGGAGCCATTGGAGTTAATACAGACACCATCGCTGCACCAACTATTCTTGAAGATCTAGAAAAAAGAGGTTTTGCTACAGGTGTTATAGCAACTTCAACCATCACTCATGCAACCCCTGCAAGTTTCTATGCTCATCAAAAGTTTAGAAAAATGGAGTTAGAAATTGCCGAAGACATCGTCAACTCTGGCGTTGACTTTTTTGCTGGTGGAGGACGCAAATATTTTGAAAATAGAGAAGATGGAAATAATCTCGTAGCAACACTTGAATCTAAGGGGTACGAAATGTATTTAGACAGACTAGATCCAGCGTTATCAATGAAGAAAGATAAAAATTATGGTTTCTTACTAGCAGACAGTGGGATGCCTAAATTTTTAGATGGTCGTGGTTCCTTTTTATATGATGCTACTCAACTTGGTATCAAGAAACTTTCTCAAAACAAGAAAGGGTTTTTCTTAATGGTAGAAGGTTCTCAAGTAGATTGGGGTGGACATAATAACGACAGCGAGTATTTAATAAGCGAACTAATAGACTTTGACACGGTGATAGGTCAAGTGCTTGATTATGCTGAAAAGGATGGCAACACACTCGTTATTGTAACTGCAGATCATGAGACGGGCGGATTTACACTAGCATCAAAAGCGGGAGATTATAACACAATAGAACCATCATTTTCTACAGGTGGACACAGTGCTACGATGGTACCGGTTTTTGCTTATGGTCCTGGTGCTTCTGAGTTCATGGGAATCTATGAGAATACTGCTATTCATACCAAAATGAAAAAATTACTCAAACAGCAGTAG
- a CDS encoding ABC transporter permease, with the protein MSYLHSIGEYFLMIKNTFVKPTKGRVLRDLIFKEIDDLIIGSLGIVAFISFFVGAVVAIQTALNLTNPLLPKSLIGFAARQSIILEFAPTFVSVIMAGKVGSFITSSIGTMRVTEQIDALEVMGINSLNYLIFPKIVAMCIYPFLIAIGMFLGVIGAYTAAVYGGFAPSNDFLSGLQQDFIPFQLFYAFFKTFLFAFLLATIPAYHGYYMRGGALEVGKASTTSFVWTSVAIILVNFIVTQLLLS; encoded by the coding sequence ATGTCATACCTACACTCTATAGGTGAATATTTCTTAATGATAAAAAACACCTTTGTAAAACCTACAAAGGGTAGAGTGTTGCGTGATCTTATTTTTAAGGAAATTGACGATTTGATTATAGGCTCTCTTGGTATTGTTGCATTTATCTCCTTTTTTGTAGGAGCCGTTGTTGCTATACAAACAGCGCTTAATCTTACTAATCCGTTATTACCAAAGTCACTCATTGGGTTTGCAGCAAGACAATCTATAATACTAGAGTTTGCTCCTACTTTTGTATCAGTAATTATGGCTGGAAAAGTAGGATCTTTTATCACTTCTAGTATAGGTACAATGCGCGTGACAGAACAGATAGATGCTCTAGAAGTTATGGGTATCAACTCCCTAAACTACCTCATCTTCCCGAAGATTGTGGCGATGTGCATCTACCCATTCTTAATTGCAATAGGAATGTTCTTAGGAGTCATAGGAGCATATACGGCAGCTGTTTATGGAGGTTTTGCACCTAGTAATGACTTTTTATCAGGACTTCAACAAGATTTTATTCCTTTTCAGCTTTTCTACGCATTTTTTAAGACGTTCTTATTTGCATTTTTACTAGCTACTATTCCCGCATACCATGGATACTACATGCGAGGCGGTGCTTTAGAAGTAGGTAAAGCAAGTACAACTTCGTTTGTATGGACCAGTGTTGCTATTATTCTCGTAAACTTTATAGTCACTCAATTATTATTAAGCTAG
- a CDS encoding ATP-binding cassette domain-containing protein, whose translation MIEVKEIRKSFGDNEVLKGFSTKFESGKTNLIIGTSGSGKTVFLKTMLGLFKPDSGQIIYDGNPYSQLDDEHQRELREQIGMVFQGSALFDSMTVEENIAFPLKMFTKMKKKERIERANVVINRVNLENANHKLPSEISGGMQKRVAIARSIVNNPKYLFCDEPNSGLDPNTATVIDNLIREITIEQNITTIINTHDMNSVMEIGDHIVYLQKGHLAWEGTKDEIFKTDNEDVTNFVYSSNLFKMVREAQNS comes from the coding sequence ATGATAGAAGTAAAAGAAATACGAAAGTCATTTGGTGACAACGAAGTTTTAAAAGGCTTCTCAACCAAGTTTGAATCTGGTAAGACTAATCTTATCATAGGTACTTCTGGATCTGGTAAAACGGTATTCTTAAAAACTATGTTAGGCCTTTTTAAGCCCGACAGTGGACAAATAATTTATGACGGTAATCCATACTCACAACTTGACGATGAGCATCAACGAGAGCTTAGAGAGCAAATAGGGATGGTTTTTCAAGGTAGCGCCTTGTTTGACTCAATGACTGTGGAAGAGAACATCGCTTTCCCGCTCAAGATGTTTACAAAGATGAAAAAGAAAGAACGCATAGAAAGAGCAAATGTGGTCATCAACCGCGTTAATCTAGAAAATGCAAACCACAAGCTACCTTCAGAAATATCTGGAGGAATGCAAAAGCGTGTCGCTATCGCAAGAAGTATCGTAAACAATCCAAAATATCTTTTTTGTGATGAGCCTAACTCTGGGTTAGACCCTAATACTGCTACCGTAATTGATAATCTCATTAGAGAGATTACCATTGAGCAAAATATCACAACCATCATCAACACTCATGATATGAATTCTGTGATGGAAATAGGAGATCATATTGTATACCTTCAGAAAGGACACTTAGCCTGGGAAGGAACTAAAGATGAAATTTTTAAAACAGATAATGAGGACGTAACCAACTTTGTGTATTCCTCAAATCTTTTTAAAATGGTACGAGAAGCACAAAACTCTTAG
- a CDS encoding DUF389 domain-containing protein: protein MENKDNIGANPDPKPSELNIDPNEDMRDEAKGLWQSIKEFLSDLLDIREDTDRSTTVEAIRKDIPFKGHNAWILIFSIFVASIGLNVSSTAVVIGAMLISPLMGPIVGIGLSIAINDAIMMKRSFVNLAVMIVLSVLTATLYFSLSPVKEVTPELMARTWPTILDVFIAIFGGLALIVAKTKSGTIASVIFGVAIATALMPPLCTVGYGLSQSIIGNSEGLYWALGALYLFSINAVFIALATFTVSKLLKFPLVKYANQKNRKRTTRMATLIAILVLVPSVWTFLRLLNQQIFITKAKAFVTNTIKYEGAEIVKETDDAEKRRIDIYLIGKLVPQNLIAQWEDEFKKTEDCENCTLVVHQGADQSGELAARLSTEVRSGILEDLYVKNQEAMSSKDEQIRLLENEVTQLRGTALPFASMRNEAKINYDGLKRFGYATEITTDFSGGIDTLTVVRVEWADSLSQSVRDKQQQKLGQWMKERFSLDTVVVNGNVWSKK, encoded by the coding sequence GTGGAAAACAAAGATAATATAGGGGCAAATCCAGATCCAAAGCCCAGCGAACTCAATATTGATCCTAACGAGGATATGAGAGATGAGGCAAAGGGTCTCTGGCAAAGCATAAAAGAGTTCTTAAGTGACCTTCTTGATATAAGAGAGGATACAGATCGATCTACCACGGTAGAGGCTATTCGTAAAGACATACCTTTTAAGGGGCATAACGCGTGGATTCTTATTTTTTCCATTTTTGTTGCGAGTATTGGACTCAACGTGAGTAGTACCGCTGTAGTAATAGGCGCCATGCTTATAAGTCCGCTTATGGGGCCTATAGTTGGTATAGGGCTTTCTATAGCTATCAATGACGCTATCATGATGAAGCGATCATTTGTAAACCTTGCAGTGATGATAGTGCTAAGTGTGCTTACGGCTACCTTATATTTTAGTTTATCACCGGTTAAAGAAGTAACGCCAGAATTGATGGCGCGTACTTGGCCTACTATATTAGATGTATTTATTGCGATTTTTGGTGGTCTTGCACTTATTGTTGCAAAGACCAAGTCTGGAACCATAGCGAGTGTGATTTTTGGAGTTGCAATTGCTACCGCATTAATGCCGCCTTTATGTACTGTAGGATATGGTCTTTCTCAATCCATAATAGGCAATAGCGAAGGACTTTACTGGGCGTTAGGGGCATTATATCTTTTCTCTATTAATGCTGTGTTTATAGCGCTAGCGACGTTTACAGTATCAAAACTTCTTAAGTTTCCGCTGGTTAAATATGCAAACCAGAAAAATAGAAAGCGTACTACACGTATGGCAACGCTTATTGCTATACTCGTTTTAGTGCCAAGTGTATGGACGTTTTTAAGATTGCTTAATCAGCAAATTTTTATAACTAAAGCAAAGGCCTTTGTTACAAATACAATTAAATACGAAGGAGCAGAAATTGTAAAAGAAACCGATGATGCCGAGAAGCGCCGCATTGATATTTATCTCATAGGGAAGTTAGTACCTCAAAACCTCATTGCTCAATGGGAGGATGAGTTTAAGAAGACCGAAGACTGCGAGAATTGTACTTTAGTTGTGCATCAAGGCGCAGATCAAAGTGGTGAGCTGGCAGCAAGATTAAGTACAGAGGTTCGTTCTGGTATTCTTGAGGATCTATATGTAAAAAATCAAGAAGCAATGAGTTCTAAGGATGAGCAAATACGTCTTTTAGAGAATGAAGTTACACAGCTCCGAGGCACAGCACTGCCATTTGCTTCTATGCGCAATGAGGCAAAGATTAATTATGATGGTCTTAAGCGATTTGGTTATGCTACAGAGATTACTACAGACTTTTCTGGAGGGATTGATACCTTAACGGTAGTGCGAGTAGAGTGGGCAGATAGCTTATCGCAAAGCGTTAGAGATAAACAACAACAGAAGCTCGGACAATGGATGAAAGAGCGTTTTAGTCTTGATACTGTAGTTGTAAATGGTAATGTGTGGAGTAAAAAATAA